A window of Pseudomonas monteilii contains these coding sequences:
- a CDS encoding (2Fe-2S)-binding protein: protein MSEFNPASHAASPGQAISLTINGQAHHVQVQPWITLLDLLRDQLDLVGSKKGCDHGQCGACTVLRNGKRVNACLTLAVMCDGDQLTTIEGLAEGDQLHPLQEAFIRHDAFQCGYCTPGQICSALGLAHEGKARTRAEIQEHMSGNLCRCGAYSNIIEAVTEALPLIHGGRAS, encoded by the coding sequence ATGAGCGAGTTCAATCCGGCGTCGCACGCCGCTTCACCGGGCCAGGCGATCAGCCTGACCATCAATGGCCAGGCCCACCATGTGCAGGTGCAGCCCTGGATCACCTTACTGGACCTGCTGCGCGACCAGCTCGACCTGGTCGGCAGCAAGAAGGGCTGCGACCACGGCCAGTGTGGCGCATGCACCGTGCTGCGCAACGGCAAGCGGGTCAACGCCTGCCTGACCCTGGCGGTCATGTGCGACGGCGACCAGCTGACCACCATCGAAGGGCTGGCCGAGGGCGACCAACTACACCCGCTGCAGGAGGCGTTCATTCGCCACGATGCCTTCCAGTGTGGCTACTGCACGCCCGGCCAGATCTGCTCGGCCCTGGGGCTGGCCCACGAAGGCAAGGCCCGTACCCGTGCCGAGATCCAGGAGCACATGAGCGGCAACCTGTGCCGCTGCGGGGCCTACAGCAACATCATCGAGGCCGTGACCGAAGCCTTGCCGCTGATCCACGGGGGACGCGCCTCATGA